The Novosphingobium kaempferiae genome includes a window with the following:
- a CDS encoding metallophosphoesterase produces the protein MFHLIFALPWAYVVARTLLPLPLADGIKLTVALVLLVGSQSHLWSRLSSGSVFSPEFPRPFIIVLNWLFGGIALLAVFQIALDAVRLVATIAGVGGAAPWVEARYAIAGMAFLLAAIGVWQAIGVPRLRKVSIAIPNLPAAFEGYALVHLTDLHISRLFPANWTHAVVAATNRLEPDLILITGDVIDGSVENRRAGVEPLRGLSARDGVWLSPGNHEYLSGYDAWMAHLASLGMRVLANAHVVIERGEGALVVAGVTDPSARGVGKPLPDLGKALDGAPSGAPIILLDHEPGQAREAAKRGVALQLSGHTHGGMSVGLDRLVARGNGGFVSGRYTVGDMALYVNNGTGIWPGFALRLGRPSELTLITLRCATS, from the coding sequence ATGTTCCATCTGATCTTCGCACTGCCGTGGGCTTACGTCGTTGCGCGCACGCTGCTGCCGCTTCCCTTGGCGGACGGCATCAAACTGACGGTTGCCCTGGTCCTGCTCGTCGGCTCGCAGTCCCATCTCTGGAGCCGTCTCTCATCGGGATCGGTCTTCAGCCCGGAGTTCCCGCGCCCGTTCATCATCGTGCTCAACTGGCTGTTCGGGGGCATTGCCCTGCTGGCCGTCTTCCAGATCGCACTCGACGCGGTGAGGCTGGTCGCAACGATCGCAGGGGTAGGCGGCGCGGCGCCTTGGGTCGAAGCGCGGTATGCCATTGCCGGGATGGCTTTCCTGTTGGCGGCGATCGGCGTGTGGCAGGCCATCGGCGTGCCGCGCCTGCGTAAGGTCTCGATAGCGATCCCGAACCTTCCTGCTGCCTTCGAGGGCTATGCCCTTGTCCACCTCACCGACCTGCATATCAGCAGGCTCTTTCCTGCGAACTGGACCCACGCCGTGGTCGCGGCGACCAATCGTCTGGAGCCTGACCTGATCCTGATAACGGGGGACGTGATCGACGGCAGCGTCGAGAACCGGCGTGCGGGCGTTGAACCCCTGCGCGGACTGAGCGCGCGCGATGGGGTCTGGCTCAGCCCCGGCAACCACGAATATCTCTCCGGTTACGATGCGTGGATGGCGCACCTTGCCTCGCTGGGCATGCGGGTGCTGGCGAATGCTCATGTGGTGATCGAGCGCGGCGAGGGCGCTCTGGTGGTCGCCGGTGTTACCGATCCATCGGCGCGCGGCGTCGGCAAACCGCTCCCGGACCTCGGGAAGGCTCTGGATGGGGCGCCGTCTGGCGCACCGATCATCCTGCTCGATCACGAGCCCGGGCAGGCGCGCGAGGCTGCAAAGCGCGGTGTTGCGCTGCAACTGTCGGGGCACACCCATGGCGGCATGAGCGTCGGGCTCGACCGTCTGGTCGCGCGGGGCAATGGCGGCTTCGTCTCGGGGCGCTACACCGTTGGCGACATGGCCCTCTACGTCAACAATGGCACTGGCATCTGGCCCGGCTTTGCGCTAAGGCTGGGCAGGCCTTCCGAACTGACCTTGATCACCTTGCGCTGTGCGACCAGTTAA